From Mesorhizobium sp. Pch-S:
GCCTCGCTCGAAAATGAACTTATGCCCAGCGCCGACAGCTTCGGTGGCGTTGCGCACGATCTTCTCCAATCCGGCCTCGAAGGCGTCGCGAACGCTGTCGTTAAGTGTGTACAGGGTGCCGCGAACGACCGCTTCGTCCGGCGTGACATGGACGCCCTGACGGTGGCTCGGGTCGCCGCTGCGGAATTGCGTGATCGACAGCACCACGGGTTCGGCCGGGTTCAGGTAGCGCGCCTTGAACATGTGCATTTCCTGCACGATCGCGGCTGCCGTCAGCAAGGGATCCGCAACGGCGAACTGCGTCGCGGGATGTGCGATGCGGCTCAGCACATGGAATTCGAAGGTGTCGATCGATGCAAGCATCGGCCCGGTCCGCATCATGAAGCGACCAGCCGGGACATTGGGAAAATTGTGCATGCCGAAGACCGCATCGACGGGGAATTTCTCAAACAGGCCGTCCTTGACCATGGCATTGCCACCGCAGTGCTGGTCACCGGTCTCCTCGGCTGGCTGGAAAATGAAACGCACGGTACCGTCGAAATCGCCATTCCTGGCGAGATGGCTGGCTGCTGCCAGCAGCATGGCGGTGTGGCCGTCATGCCCGCACGCGTGCATCTTGCCGTCGATCGTCGAGCGGTGGTCGAATGTGTTCTCCTCCTGGATGAACAGCGCATCCATGTCGGCGCGAAGGCCGACCACCACAGGGCTGGTGCCACGTTTCAGCGTGCCGACCACACCTGTTCCGCCAAGACCACGATGCACCTCGATGCCGAATTCCCGCAGTTTCGTGGCGACGAAATCGGCCGTCGCTTCTTCTTCGAAAGCTGTCTCGGGATGGGCATGGAGATGCCGGCGCCAGGCCGTGGCCTCTTCAACGAGGCTGTTGTCGATCGGCGATCTGGTCATTTGTGGTCTCCTCCAATTGTCCCGCCTGGGCTGCGACTATGTCTGTGTCCTTCGGATCGGTAGCCGCAGCTTGCCGATAAGCTCCACCAGCCCCTCAGGCGCCAGCC
This genomic window contains:
- a CDS encoding amidohydrolase yields the protein MTRSPIDNSLVEEATAWRRHLHAHPETAFEEEATADFVATKLREFGIEVHRGLGGTGVVGTLKRGTSPVVVGLRADMDALFIQEENTFDHRSTIDGKMHACGHDGHTAMLLAAASHLARNGDFDGTVRFIFQPAEETGDQHCGGNAMVKDGLFEKFPVDAVFGMHNFPNVPAGRFMMRTGPMLASIDTFEFHVLSRIAHPATQFAVADPLLTAAAIVQEMHMFKARYLNPAEPVVLSITQFRSGDPSHRQGVHVTPDEAVVRGTLYTLNDSVRDAFEAGLEKIVRNATEAVGAGHKFIFERGYPVLRNTRTETQFAASVAEEVVGEKLVDDDMQPIMGAEDFAFMLGSVPGSYVFLGSAREGEAAPRPLHTAQYDFNDDIIATGVRYWTTLAERYLAETPGRH